The DNA region TCTTGCCGCCCTGGACGATTTCAACCAGCTCTTCTGCGCCAACGATGTCGGCACCGGCTGCCTTGGCTTCGTCAGCCTTGACGCCGCGAGCGAAAACGGCGACGCGAACGTCGCGGCCCGTACCGTTCGGCAGATTGACCACACCGCGGACCATCTGGTCTGCGTGGCGCGGATCGACGCCGAGGTTCATGGCGATTTCGATCGTTTCGTCGAACTTGGCGATCGCACGTTCCTTGACCATCGAGATGGCGTCGTTAAGGGCGACCAGTTTGGTCGGATCCACGCCTTCGCGGATCTTCTGAATACGCTTTGCAAGCTTTACCATGTTACGCCACCACTTCCAGGCCCATGGCGCGGGCAGAACCCTCGATCATGGCCATTGCGCCTTCGATATCCGCGGCGTTCAGGTCCTTCATCTTCGCTTCGGCAATCGCCTTGACCTGAGCCTTGGTCAGCTTGCCTGCGACGGCGCCCTTACCGGGCGTCTTCGAGCCGGACTGGATCTTCGCTTCCTTCTTGAGGAAGTAGCTGACGGGCGGCTGCTTCATCGCGAAGGTAAAGGACTTGTCCTGGTAATAGGTGATGACGACCGGGATCGGCATGCCCTTTTCCATTTCCTGCGTGGCGGCATTGAACGCCTTGCAGAATTCCATGATGTTAATGCCACGCTGACCAAGCGCCGGGCCAATCGGCGGGGACGGGTTTGCCGATCCTGCCTTGACCTGAAGCTTGAGCTGGCCTGCAACTTTCTTAGCCATAACTCTCTGCCTTTCATTGATGACCGGTCGCCCGGCCAGTGATGCCGGATTTCTCCGGCGGCTGCGGTTGCGTGGTGCGGATCTCGAAGGCCCGGCTAAGACCCCTCTCACCTTCCACGCGGTTCGCGGCTTTCGCCGCGCAGAAGCCAGTCAATACCGACTGACTTCCGATCTCAAAAAAATCAGACCTTCTCGACCTGACCGTATTCCAGTTCGACCGGGGTCGCGCGGCCGAAGATCGACACTTCCACCTTCAGGCGCGAACGCTCTTCGTCCACATCCTGAACCGTGCCGTTGAACGACGCGAACGGGCCGTCCGAAACGCGGACCTGTTCGCCGATCTCGAAGGTAATGGAAGCCTTCGGCCGCTCGACGCCTTCCTGGACCTGACCGAGAATGCGCTCGGCTTCGGAGTCCGGAATCGGAACGGGCTTGTTGTCGGAGCCGAGGAAACCAGTGACCTTCGGCGTGTTCTTGATCAGGTGGTAGGCCTCGTCCGTCAGGTTCGCACGAACCATGACATAGCCGGGGAAGAACTTGCGCTCGCTGTCGACCTTGCGGCCGCGGCGCACTTCGACCACCTTCTCGGTTGGCACGAGGATCTTTTCGAAAAGATGCCCGAGACCCTTCTGCCTGGCCTTCTCCTCGATGGATTCAGCCACCTTCTTTTCAAAATTCGAATACGCGTGGACGATATACCAACGTGCCGCCATCTTATATCTCCACCCGATCAGTTGCCGGTGTTGAGCACGTAGCTCAAAGCCCAGCCAATCAGCTGGTCAGCAGCAAAGAAAAACAGCGCGGCAAATACCACCATCACCAGCACCATGATCGTCGAGATCATAGTTTCACGGCGAGACGGCCAGGTAACCTTGGACGTTTCGGCGCGCACCTGCTGCAGGAACGCAAACGGATTGGATTTGGATGCCATCGACTGCCCACGCAATTACGGCGCGTAAAGCTGAATATATCAGCCCCACGCACCGCGTGTCTGTTGAACCCTACATAAACACCGATTCCCAATTGCACAAGAGGGAAACCGCCATTTAGCGAAATTTGCCATATACCCTCCCCAACGAAACGCTGCAAGAACGTTCGCGCTTTCCGTTCGAAGAGGATGGCAGGGGCAGCAGGGCTCGAACCTACGACCTGCGGTTTTGGAGACCGCCGCTCTACCAACTGAGCTATACCCCTTTATGCTTTACATTCAGCCCGTTGACCTTGAGGGTCGAAGCGCTTCCTGCAAGCATGGCGCTCCTTTAAGACGGCGGCACGGGATATGCAAGTGCGATTTTCGATTTTTCCCAATCCGCCGTCGCCCGGCATAGGCTACGATCAGACCTTCACATATTTGCGCCAGTCGTGCTCTTCCTTGAAACCTAGGACCTCGCGGATAGTGCGGTTGGAGAGCAGGCCCTCATATTCGCCGATCTCGCGGGTGAAGGGCACGTTGGGGAAGAAGCGTTTGGCGAGTTCCTTGGAGGGAATGTTGGCGGTCACGGTGTCGTTCACGGCATTGAAGACCCGGAAACCCAATCCGCTCTTTTCGATGCACAGATGGACGATCTGCCCGAGGTCGCGGGCATCGACGTAGTTCCAGGCGTTGCGCCGGCGCGTCTCCGGATGGGCGATAAAGCTGGGAAACCTGTCATATTCATGCGGCTCGATGACATTTCCGATCCGCAACGCGTAGATATCGGCACCGGAGCGCTCGGCGAAGGCGCGCGCCGTCTTTTCGTTCAGCACCTTCGACAGGCCGTAGCTGTCCATCGGATCGACGTCATAGTCCTCCTCCAGCGGAAACTGATGAAAATCCTTCTGCCCCTCGGCGAAGCAGACGCCATAGGTGGTCTCGCTTGACGCGAGGATGATTTTCCGGACGCCAAGCTTCACCGCCGCCTCGAGGACGTTGTAAGTACCCATCGTGTTGACGCGGAACGTCTCGTTGTCCGACTTGATAAGAATGCGCGGAATCGCAGCGAAATGCACGACAGCGTCGAAGCCCTGGACGCCCTTGCCCGTCTCCAGATCGGGAAAATCGCGATGCATGGACAGCGCGTTGAAAACCTGGCCGCTGTCGGTGATGTCGGCAATCAGGTTGGTGACGCCGGGGCTGTCGAGCGACACGAGATCGACGTTGTGGACCTCATAGCCGGCATTCACCAGCCACGGCACGACATGGCGCCCCGCCTTGCCCGAGCCGCCCGTAAAAAGAATGCGCTTCTTCATGAAATCTCCTCCGCGTCATGAAATCGAAGAAATAGATAAAGGCTCCGCAACAGGGTGCAAGGTGAAGGCGCCGCTATTCTCAAGTCACGGCTCAATTCCGCCCATGCGGCTTCCACTTCCGCGATGGCGGAAAGCGCCTCTTTCAGCGCTGGAGTCTTGATGTCGTAAGCCACCTGGAGGTTCATCCAGAACTCGGGCGAAGTCTTGAAGAACTTGGCGAGCCGGAGCGCGGTATCGGTACTGATTCCGATTTTATTCCGAGACGATCCTCTCGATTCTGGTTCGGAGAACACCGTGTTTCTTCGCGAGAGAATAGGGCGTCAGATCCAAAGGCTCCATATAGATTTCTCTGAGAATTTCACCGGGATGAATGGCGGGCGATTTGCTGATGGACATAACCAAAGCCTCCATGCTTACGGTCCTCCCCTCGCCGTCAGTCCCCGGAAGATCGTCCTGCCCACGCTTCCTTCCCACGGTCGCTCACCCTACCGCAGTTGCGCTTCTCTTCGCTCGCTATGACCAGCTTACGGTGGGACTTGCACCCACAAGAATGCGCCCATGCCTGGCGCACCACAACAAAAAGCCCCGCCGTTTCCAGCGGGGCTTCTCCAATCCAAGCTAATCCGAAGATTACTCGACGATGCTGGCGACGATGCCGGCGCCGACGGTGCGGCCGCCTTCGCGGATGGCAAAGCGCAGCTTTTCTTCCATGGCGATCGGCACGATCAGCTCGACGTCAACCGTGACGTTATCGCCCGGCATCACCATTTCCGTGCCTTCCGGCAGCGTCACGATGCCCGTCACGTCCGTCGTGCGGAAGTAGAACTGCGGGCGGTAGTTCGTGAAGAACGGCGTATGACGGCCGCCTTCTTCCTTCGTCAGGATGTAGGCTTCGGCCTTGAACTTCTTGTGCGGCTTCACCGAACCCGGCTTGCACAGAATCTGGCCGCGCTCGACGCCGTCACGGTTCACGCCGCGGATCAGCGCGCCGATGTTGTCGCCGGCCTGGCCCTGGTCGAGCAGCTTGCGGAACATTTCAACGCCGGTCACCGTCGTCTTCGAGGTCGGGCGGATGCCGACGATTTCGACTTCCTCGCCAACCTTGACGATGCCGCGCTCGACGCGACCGGTGACGACCGTGCCGCGGCCCGAGATCGAGAACACGTCTTCGATCGGCATCAGGAACGGCTGGTCGATCGGACGCTCCGGCGTCGGGATGTAGGCGTCGACCTGGGCCATCAGCTCGCGGATCGCGTCTTCGCCGATCGTCTTGTCGGAATCTTCAAGTGCGGCCAGCGCCGAACCCTTGACCACCGGGATGTCGTCGCCCGGGAAGTCGTAGGACGACAGAAGTTCGCGCACTTCCAGCTCGACGAGCTCGAGAAGCTCGGCGTCGTCAACCTGGTCGACCTTGTTCAGGAACACGACGATCGCCGGAACGCCGACCTGGCGGGCGAGCAGGATGTGTTCGCGGGTCTGCGGCATCGGGCCGTCAGCAGCCGAGCACACCAGGATCGCACCGTCCATCTGCGCCGCACCGGTGATCATGTTCTTCACGTAGTCGGCGTGACCGGGGCAGTCGACGTGCGCGTAGTGGCGGGCAGCCGTCTCGTATTCGACGTGCGCCGTCGAGATCGTGATGCCGCGGGCCTTTTCTTCCGGTGCAGCGTCGATCTGGTCATACGCCTTGTATTCGCCGAAATACTTCGTGATCGCCGCCGTCAGAGACGTCTTGCCGTGGTCAACGTGGCCGATCGTGCCGATGTTAACGTGCGGCTTGTTGCGCTCAAACTTACTCTTTGCCATTTGAATGCTTCCTGTGAACGAAATGGGTGACCCCGGCGAACCGGTTTAGTGCCGCCGTTTAAGGCTTTCGGCGGGATTGCGCAAGACCTAATTGTGAACGCCATTCCAGGCCTGGAACCGCATATGGGAACGGATCGTCAATCGGCAATATCAGCCGGCAAAACCAGCATATTTCCGAACAGGGGCACAGCCGCCCGTGCATATGATATTATGCCGTCTTGGCGCTGCTGA from Rhizobium sullae includes:
- the rplK gene encoding 50S ribosomal protein L11; translated protein: MAKKVAGQLKLQVKAGSANPSPPIGPALGQRGINIMEFCKAFNAATQEMEKGMPIPVVITYYQDKSFTFAMKQPPVSYFLKKEAKIQSGSKTPGKGAVAGKLTKAQVKAIAEAKMKDLNAADIEGAMAMIEGSARAMGLEVVA
- the nusG gene encoding transcription termination/antitermination protein NusG; its protein translation is MAARWYIVHAYSNFEKKVAESIEEKARQKGLGHLFEKILVPTEKVVEVRRGRKVDSERKFFPGYVMVRANLTDEAYHLIKNTPKVTGFLGSDNKPVPIPDSEAERILGQVQEGVERPKASITFEIGEQVRVSDGPFASFNGTVQDVDEERSRLKVEVSIFGRATPVELEYGQVEKV
- the secE gene encoding preprotein translocase subunit SecE gives rise to the protein MASKSNPFAFLQQVRAETSKVTWPSRRETMISTIMVLVMVVFAALFFFAADQLIGWALSYVLNTGN
- a CDS encoding NAD-dependent epimerase/dehydratase family protein, which produces MKKRILFTGGSGKAGRHVVPWLVNAGYEVHNVDLVSLDSPGVTNLIADITDSGQVFNALSMHRDFPDLETGKGVQGFDAVVHFAAIPRILIKSDNETFRVNTMGTYNVLEAAVKLGVRKIILASSETTYGVCFAEGQKDFHQFPLEEDYDVDPMDSYGLSKVLNEKTARAFAERSGADIYALRIGNVIEPHEYDRFPSFIAHPETRRRNAWNYVDARDLGQIVHLCIEKSGLGFRVFNAVNDTVTANIPSKELAKRFFPNVPFTREIGEYEGLLSNRTIREVLGFKEEHDWRKYVKV
- the tuf gene encoding elongation factor Tu, whose product is MAKSKFERNKPHVNIGTIGHVDHGKTSLTAAITKYFGEYKAYDQIDAAPEEKARGITISTAHVEYETAARHYAHVDCPGHADYVKNMITGAAQMDGAILVCSAADGPMPQTREHILLARQVGVPAIVVFLNKVDQVDDAELLELVELEVRELLSSYDFPGDDIPVVKGSALAALEDSDKTIGEDAIRELMAQVDAYIPTPERPIDQPFLMPIEDVFSISGRGTVVTGRVERGIVKVGEEVEIVGIRPTSKTTVTGVEMFRKLLDQGQAGDNIGALIRGVNRDGVERGQILCKPGSVKPHKKFKAEAYILTKEEGGRHTPFFTNYRPQFYFRTTDVTGIVTLPEGTEMVMPGDNVTVDVELIVPIAMEEKLRFAIREGGRTVGAGIVASIVE